Part of the Cenarchaeum symbiont of Oopsacas minuta genome is shown below.
AATAGATTTGGGAACGAGTAATTCGGCAGCAGCCGTAATGATGGGTGGTAAACCCACGTTGGTACCTGCCGCAGAAGGCATAACCGTTGGCGGAAAGGCGTTTCCATCAGTGATTGCATTTGACAAAGATGGAAATCTCTTGGTTGGGGAACCTGCACGTAGGCAGGCGGTAACAAATCCAGATAATACAATTATGGCCGCCAAAAGAAAGATGGGGACAGATCACATCTTCAAGATACAGGGCAAAGACTACAAGCCACAACAAATATCTGCATTCATACTACAAAAGATCAAAAAAGACGCAGAAGCATTTACTGGAGACGTGGTAGATAAAGCAGTCATAACGGTTCCTGCATATTTTGACGACAACCAGCGCCAGTCAACAAAAGATGCTGGTATTATAGCAGGACTAGACGTTGTCAGAATAATCAACGAACCAACTGCTGCATCTCTTGCTTTCGGACTAGACAAGATAAAACAAGATATGAAGATACTTGTATTTGATTTTGGAGGTGGAACACTCGATGTTACCATCATGGAGATGGGTGGTGGTGTGTTTGAAGTGATGAGCACGTCTGGTGATACACATTTGGGCGGAACGGATATGGATAAATCAATAATAGATTACATTCTAGATGAATTTAAGAAAAAAGAAGGAATTGATCTCAATTCTGATACTACTGCCTTAACTCGCATAAGAGAAGCTGCAGAAAATGCAAAGATAGAGCTCTCGACTGTAATGGAGACTGACATAAATTTACCGTTCATATCACACGATGCATCTACTGGTGCCAAAAATCTTGAAATGCGTCTTTCGCGCGCAAAACTAGAGGATCTTGTAAATCCAATAATAGCAAAATGTAAATCATCTATAGATAAAGCTCTCTCAGATGCAAAGATTACTTCTCAAGATGTGAACAAGATTGTTATGGTTGGTGGACCTACACGCATACCTGCAGTAAGAAATTTTGTAGAGTCTGTCCTAGGCAAAAAACCCGAGTCAGGAGTAGATCCAATGGAGGCAGTAGCGTTTGGAGCAGCAATACAGGCAGGCATAATTGGAGGAGATGTTTCAAGCGACATTGTACTCTTGGATGTAACTCCATTGACGCTTGGAATCGAGACGCTTGGAGGCGTAAGAGAACCACTCATAGAGCGCAATACGACAATACCTACCTCTAAAAGTAAAACATTCACAACTGCAGCAGACAACCAGACTGCCGTCACAATACACATAGTACAAGGAGAGAGACCGATGGCACAAGATAATGTCTCGCTTGGTAGCTTTAACCTCTCGGATCTACCTCCTGCACCGCGCGGCATTCCGCAGATAGATGTAAAATTTGATATTGATGCAAATGGAATAATCAACGTCACGGCAACTGACACTGCTACCAAAAAAGAGGCAAAGATCACAATCGAATCTAAAACAAAACTATCAAAAGATGAAATAGACAAACTAAAAAAAGATGCGGAAAAATATGCAGACGCTGACAAGACAAAAAAAGAGCAAGTAGAAAT
Proteins encoded:
- a CDS encoding chaperone protein DnaK; this translates as MNMVKIIGIDLGTSNSAAAVMMGGKPTLVPAAEGITVGGKAFPSVIAFDKDGNLLVGEPARRQAVTNPDNTIMAAKRKMGTDHIFKIQGKDYKPQQISAFILQKIKKDAEAFTGDVVDKAVITVPAYFDDNQRQSTKDAGIIAGLDVVRIINEPTAASLAFGLDKIKQDMKILVFDFGGGTLDVTIMEMGGGVFEVMSTSGDTHLGGTDMDKSIIDYILDEFKKKEGIDLNSDTTALTRIREAAENAKIELSTVMETDINLPFISHDASTGAKNLEMRLSRAKLEDLVNPIIAKCKSSIDKALSDAKITSQDVNKIVMVGGPTRIPAVRNFVESVLGKKPESGVDPMEAVAFGAAIQAGIIGGDVSSDIVLLDVTPLTLGIETLGGVREPLIERNTTIPTSKSKTFTTAADNQTAVTIHIVQGERPMAQDNVSLGSFNLSDLPPAPRGIPQIDVKFDIDANGIINVTATDTATKKEAKITIESKTKLSKDEIDKLKKDAEKYADADKTKKEQVEIKNEAESFIYTTEKLIGGDLKDKISQEQGIKLTDSIKEIRAALTADNLDDIKVKLKALQKQVGELTSEIYKNAQQSEQKTGDDAKPNDQQSRENTGQESTTESNTTEQDAKPNDQQSRENTGQESTTESNATEQDTKN